AAATTCAAAAAGAACGACATCATCCTTCGTGAAGAGAATACGAATGAGTACATGTATATTATTCTTGAAGGTGAAGCAAAGGTCGTCCAGGTGACCGATGAAGGAAAAGAGATTATCGTAACGATGCACAAGATGGGTGATTTTTTTGGCGAGCTTTCCCTGATCGACGGCAGGACCGCCCCGGCAACCGTGACGGCGATCAAGGATTCCGTGACGGCCATCATCTCAAAAAGGGACTTTTATTCGCTGCTCTACGGCCAGAAGAAGGTGCTCGATAACCTGCTCCATATCCTGTCGTCCAGACTTCGCGAGGCGTGGAAGCGGATACAGCTTCTGAACTTCAACAACGCCTCGCAGCGGGTAAAGATGCTC
This Nitrospirota bacterium DNA region includes the following protein-coding sequences:
- a CDS encoding Crp/Fnr family transcriptional regulator; its protein translation is MRDQVTIKKFKKNDIILREENTNEYMYIILEGEAKVVQVTDEGKEIIVTMHKMGDFFGELSLIDGRTAPATVTAIKDSVTAIISKRDFYSLLYGQKKVLDNLLHILSSRLREAWKRIQLLNFNNASQRVKMLLIMLSETYGIETPTGTELNIKLIHQDIADMTGLTRETVTRVLDKWQKTGEITVLKNKHIMLRPEFESISF